The proteins below come from a single Roseiflexus sp. RS-1 genomic window:
- the atpE gene encoding F0F1 ATP synthase subunit C codes for MSDEGLRLIAAALAVGLGAIGPGVGIGVIFSGALQAMGRNPEAEGTLRTYMFLGFALVEALFIFALVISLLIAFRIV; via the coding sequence ATGTCGGATGAAGGTCTGCGACTTATCGCTGCGGCGCTGGCGGTGGGCCTTGGCGCCATCGGGCCTGGCGTTGGCATCGGCGTTATCTTCAGCGGCGCGCTGCAAGCGATGGGCCGCAACCCTGAAGCTGAAGGAACCCTGCGCACCTATATGTTCCTCGGCTTTGCGCTGGTCGAAGCGTTGTTCATCTTCGCACTGGTGATCTCGCTGTTGATCGCATTCCGAATCGTGTAG